Proteins from a genomic interval of Zingiber officinale cultivar Zhangliang chromosome 2A, Zo_v1.1, whole genome shotgun sequence:
- the LOC122043521 gene encoding uncharacterized protein LOC122043521, producing the protein MILGLKVKVGFCLFSDFCLQHRWRCFRVEVREGQVVANNLEGKSGTVYAAPSVGAHLPPHWTSWPSSGFGLHQPLAGLRAQQDFLRSTDLAAERFFLSAESNPALDETFAKFVTMYPKYQSSSRIDGLHCEEYYHLADAGARICLDYCGFGLVSYLQSFQV; encoded by the exons ATGATTCTTGGGTTGAAGGTGAAAGTAGGGTTCTGCCTGTTCTCTGATTTCTGCCTTCAACATCGATGGAGATGCTTTAGGGTCGAAGTAAGGGAAGGTCAGGTTGTCGCCAATAATTTGGAGGGGAAGTCGGGGACT GTTTACGCGGCACCCAGTGTCGGAGCTCATCTGCCCCCGCACTGGACCTCGTGGCCCTCATCGGGGTTCGGGCTCCATCAGCCGCTCGCCGGCCTTCGCGCCCAGCAAGATTTCCTCCGCTCCACTGACCTCGCCGCCGAGCGATTCTTCCTCTCCGCCGAGTCCAACCCCGCCCTGGACGAGACCTTCGCCAAGTTCGTCACCATGTACCCGAAGTACCAGTCCTCCAGCCGCATCGACGGCCTCCATTGCGAGGAGTACTACCACCTCGCCGACGCCGGCGCCCGGATCTGCCTCGACTACTGCGGCTTCGGCTTAGTCTCCTACCTACAGAGCTTCCAGGTATAG